The segment GCCACATCTGGATCGCGGCGCAAAAGCTTGACCAGTTCGCGCCCTTTGGCGGCGGGCCGGGAGCGGTTCAGGCGGCCATTGCCCATCTGGGCTATGTGCAGATCGACACGATCAATGTGGTGGAGCGCTGTCATCACCACATCCTCTTTTCCCGCATTCCCGACTATCGCCGCAGCGATCTCGCCCAGCTGCAGTCGGATGACAAATCGATCTTTGAATATTGGACGCATGCGCTGAGCTATGTGCCCACCGCGGACTTCCGCTATTTCATGCCGCTGATGCGCGCCTATCGCGACAAGCCCAGCGCCTGGTTCGGCACGGTCAGCAAGGTCGAGATTGCGGCGATGAAGAAGCGGCTGCGGACCGAGGGGCCGCTGTCGATCCGCGACATCGAAGGTGACGAGCTGGTGGACAAGGATCATCCTTGGGCCAGCCGCAAGCCGAGCAAGCGCGTGCTGCAACTGATGTTCTACCAGGGCCATGTCGCCATTTCGGCTCGCTCGGGCATGCTCAAGACCTATGACCTGACCGAGCGCCATTTCGGATGGGACACCAGCCCCAAGCCCGCCACCGAGCGGCAGATCAGCGCCTATCTGCTCGACCGCGCCCTGCGCAGCCAGGGCCTCGTCAGCCTAGATTCGATCTGCCATCTCAATGCACCCGCCAAGAAGGCGGTCCGGGAGTTGATCGAGAGCCGCGTCC is part of the uncultured Devosia sp. genome and harbors:
- a CDS encoding crosslink repair DNA glycosylase YcaQ family protein yields the protein MDQNRARHIWIAAQKLDQFAPFGGGPGAVQAAIAHLGYVQIDTINVVERCHHHILFSRIPDYRRSDLAQLQSDDKSIFEYWTHALSYVPTADFRYFMPLMRAYRDKPSAWFGTVSKVEIAAMKKRLRTEGPLSIRDIEGDELVDKDHPWASRKPSKRVLQLMFYQGHVAISARSGMLKTYDLTERHFGWDTSPKPATERQISAYLLDRALRSQGLVSLDSICHLNAPAKKAVRELIESRVRSKRLVPVTIEGAEKVLHWAEPAVLDNPGNEAPGLVHILSPFDPLIIQRKRLKLFFGYDHIFEAYVPAARRQLGYFALPVLMGDRIVAALDLKTDRGAGKLLIQKWTALEDAGTQGNAAIEEALGRFEAFQLGS